actacctgccgcccctccactctaaccactaggctacgctgccgctccactctaaccactaggctacctgcctcccccctctaaccactagactacctgccgcccctccactctaaccactaggctacctgcctcccccctctaaccactagactacctgcctcccccctctaaccactagactacctgcctcccccctctaaccactaggctacctgccgcccctgcactctaaccactaggctaccctccgcccctccactctaaccactaggctacctgctatacCCACCTGTACCATAATATTGACAGAGTAAGTCTGATTACCGATGTTGACACTGCCTGGGACTAGTTTTTATATTTAATTTGTGTCCTTTTGTGATCAGCATGCCCCTGTGAAGAAATGTAGAATCAGTGGAAGGGACAATCCCTGGTTTTCAGATAACTTGGCAGAATGAATGAGTAAGAGAGATGTGTCTTGGGGCTCAAGCTAGACAAACAAATTATCCTGTTGACTGGGCCTCCTTCAAAGcgctaaaaaaacaacaacaacaacaaatgaaCAGGAAGTCCCAAATCAGATGACTATCTAAATACAGTCACAGAGCACCTAAAACAACCCTACCAAGTTCTGGAAGCTAATCAAATCAGATTACTATTTAAATGCAGTCACAGAGAACCTAAAACAACCCTACCAAGTTCTGGAAGCTAATCAAATCAGATTACTATTTAAATACAGTCACAGAGAACCTAAAAACAACCCTACCAAGTTCTGGAAGCTAATCAAATCAGATTACTATTTAAATACAGTCACAGAGAACCTAAAAACAACCCTACCAAGTTCTGGAAGCTAATCAAATCAGATTACTATCTAAATACAGTCACAGAGAACCTAAAAACAACCCTACCAAGTTCTGGAATCTAATCAAATCAGTGGCAGGTTTTAATGTATCCTCTGGTCTTCCTGACCATTTAATGATGGATTCTAATGAAGTGAAGGATAAAGCTGATATTGTCAGGGTTTTTAACCAGCTCTTCATATGTGCTGGTTCAGTTTTTGATAATGGTGGGGCCCAGGCCTCTAATGTAAAGCTCTGTTACAGTCAACTACGATATAGACCCTCGTGTGAACCATTTACACTTTGAGCCTGTTTCTTATACtgaggtctataaaccactaaaGGCTATAGACACTAAACAGGCTGCAGgtccagacaacctggaccccaaGCCTCTTAAAGATAGCACCCAGTCAAAAGCATAGACACTATAAAAGGCTGCAGgtccagacaacctggacccACTACCTGTTAAAGAtagcagctggtattattactgaaCCTGTGGCTCATATTTTCAACGTGAGTCTCTTGACCAATTCCATACCCAGCATTTAGAAATCAGCtgatgtcctcccactgctaaagtctatgaatccctagcgAACTCTATCCTGGCCAAAGTCTACGGCACCCTATTCTGGCCAAAGTCTACGACTCCCTATATCCTGGCCAAAGTCTACGactccctatcctggccaaagTCTATGAATCTAGTGAACTCACagttaaaaaaaacataattgaaAAGAACATACTGAGTGGGGTTCAGTCTGGATTTAGATCGGGGCACAGCGCCACAACTGCAGCTATGGCAGTGGTACATGACATCATTAATGGACTTGATTAAAAAACAACATTGTGCTGCTCCGTTTGTGGATTTATCAAAAGGCCTTTGATTCAGTTGACCATGAATTGTTGCTAGTTAGACTCAGAAACTTTGGTCTCAGGGGCAGTAACTTGGTTAAGGAACTATATTAACGACAGAACacaatgtgtatatactgacaatCACAAGTCTAACTGTCTTGAGATTAATAGACGTGTGCCCCAGGATGTACAGGTAGTTTgttctaacctctcctctcctctctgtctggatgtacaGGTAGTTTgttctaacctctcctctcctctgtcaggaTGTACAGGTAGTTTGCTCTAACCTCTGTCAGGATGTACAGGTAGTTTGTTCTAACCTCTCTGTCAGGATGTACAGGTAGTTTGTTCTAACCTCTCTGTCAGGATGTACAGGTAGTTTGTTCTAACCTCTCTGTCAGGATGTACAGGTAGTTTGTTCTAACCTCTCTGTCAGGATGTACAGGTAGTTTGTTCTAACCTCTCTGTCAGGATGTACAGGTAGTTTGCTCTAACCTCTGTCAGGATGTACAGGTAGTTTGTTCTAACCTCTCTGTCAGGATGTACAGGTAGTTTGTTCTAACCTCTCTGTCAGGATGTACAGGTAGTTTGTTCTAACCTCTCTGTCAGGATGTACAGGTAGTTTGTTCTAACCTCTCTGTCAGGATGTACAGGTAGTTTGTTctaacctctcttctctctctgtcaggatgtACCAGCAGTTTGTTCTGTCAATCCTGCTTGCAGGCATCCTGTGTGCGGTGGGCGGCGACACCCGCAAGACCCGCCTCCAGGGCTCCATCCCCAACCCTTTCAAGGGGAAGGGCAACACCTCTGACAAACGCACCCGTAAACAGGAAATACTTGCTTCCAGCCAGGAAGCTCTCGTCGTCACAGAGAGGAAGTACCTGAAGAGCGACTGGTGCAAGACCCAGCCGCTGCGTCAGACCGTGAGCGAGGAGGGCTGTGTCAGTCGTACCGTCATCAACAGGTTCTGCTACGGCCAGTGTAACTCCTTCTATATCCCACGGCACGTTAAGACGGAGCACGATTCTTTCCGGTCCTGTGCTTTCTGTCGGCCGCAGCGGTTCACCACGCTGACCGTCGAGCTGGACTGTCCCGACCTCCAGCCACCCTTCAGGCACCGTAAGATCCAGAGAGTCAAACAGTGTCGCTGTATATCGGTCTCCGTCAGTGACTCTGGGAAGCAGTGATACTCGTCTCcctcctgcttctctctctttttaaaaaaaaaatcatcttgGACAATCCTTAGATACTATCCAGATGTTCATCGCaccacacaggaaactgtttgtACAAGACTTGAGTACATGAGGGTGTAGAACATGCCTTTTACTGACGGGCACATAGAATGAATACATAAAACCTGAAGGGGCCTACTCTTCTTTAGAAGTACTGAGCATGAGACATTTCTATGGAGCAGCTCTGCGTTGatctttttattttacctttatttaactagtcagttctgaacaaattcttattttcaaatgacggcctaggaacttggggcagaacgacagctttTTACCTTGGTCGGCATGGGGATTCGAtcttacaacctttcggttactagtcccaacgctctaaccactaggctacgctaccccccccccccccccacatgagACAAACTTGACATTTCTACAACCCAGGCCGAATTAACCCATGACTATATACACTCTGCAgttcaaagatggtggataaatgatgTCTTACTCAGGcattttactttgtaaaaaaacaaaacggTCACAGTTCCAGACTGCTTAAGAAGGTGCCTCTCCCATAGACGACAATGCGATAGCAGCTCGTTCTGGTCTACTTtgttcattgactgtatatgaaccagaggaagaaaaaaaaaaagcagagtgAGACATCTCACTTCCTCTACCATCTCTGCAGAAACAGATTTACCTGGACCACAGGTCTCCTCCTCAGCCTGTCGGTGAGCGGGGTCATATtcaaatggaagaaaactgacAAACAAAAAGGGACTTGTCCAATACAAAATGCTACATTTTCAACTACAAAACGTGTTGCTAATGTATGCCCTAATGAATATGAGCATATTCCACAGAGGGACTCTGGGAGATAAGTTGTTGGAGAGACTGACTGGGTTAGTAGCTGACCTACTGCAGCACCAGACTACCTGGGGGTTCCACAGAGGGTAGGAAAGACTGACTGGGTTAGTAGTAGACCTACTGCAGCAACAGACTACCTGGGGTTTCCACAGAGGGTAGGAGGTTGTTGAATAGAGACTGACTGGGTTAGTAGTAGACCTACTGCAGCACCAGACTACCTGGGGGTTCCACAGAGGGTAGGAGGTTGTTGAATAGAGACCGACTGGGTTAGTAGTAGACCTACTGCAGCAACAGACTACCTGGGGTTCCACAGAGGGTAGGAGGTTGTTGAATAGAGTGACTGGGTTAGTAGTAGACCTACTGCAGCACCAGACTACCTGGGGTTTCAGAGGGTAGGAGGTTGTTGAATAGAGACTGACTGGGTTAGTAGTAGACCTACTGCAGCACCAAACAACCTGGGGTTTCAGAGGGTAGGAGGCTGTTGAATAGAGACTGACTGGGTTAGTAGTAGACCTACTGCAGCACCAGACTACCTGGGGTTTCAACAGAGGGTAGGAGGTTTTTGAATAGAGACTGACTGGGTTAGTAGTAGACCTACTGCAGCAACAGACTACCTGGGGGTTCCACAGAGGGTAGAAGGTTGTTGAATAGAGTGACTGGGTTAGTAGTAGACCTACTGCAGTAACAGACTACCTGGGGGTTCCACAGGCAATATATCATTCTGTACAAATAAATATCACATTATTAGATTTAGAGAGATTATATCACTACAATGTTACATTATAATAACATTTATCATTACCTAAATTAATAAATGATATGCTAAATCTATACCGAAGTTGAAACAAGtggtgttgttttgtgttttcatTGTGGTTTTGTTTTAACTTTTTTGTCAGTATTGTAAAAGGTTAAGATGGAAGTTAACTGCATCTCAACAACACTGAGTCTGAAGACTGGTTTTACGTACGTATCTTTCAGGACACCATTCTGATTAGAACGCTGGCCTTCAAAAAAGAGAGATTACAAATCAACCTGCAAACcacaacaaaactctgaatttaTTCCTTTTATTGTAGATAAGTGACATTGCTGCTCCCAGAAACAAGCAGAGATCCAGTAAGATACGAACACATTTTACAATAATAAACCTTATCCAACAACTCCAGGATGATGATTTAACATGCTGGGGGACAGAAAATAAAAATCTTTACAAAAATATGTTACATAAAGAATACAATACTACTTTACATTGATAAAAGCATttttaaatatattattttaGTAACCAAGTCAATTATTTGAATGCACTTTTCAATGTAAATGAACATTCCTTTAGGACTGTTCACTATCTTACATTAACAAAATGTTTATCAAACCAACACACTACATTTCCCAtaaccctctctgtcctcacATACATTAGAAATGTCTTCTTACCGACTAACATGGCATCACTTCAGATAAATGAAAACAGGGAATAAGTTATACATTTACAGTTTTACACCAAAAAAATTGTCATTTATTTTTCCCCCTTCGATAAGAGTAGAAATATGTATTTGAAGTGATGTTTTTTTTGTTAAGTGAGTAAAACATGCCCAGAAGTCTATTCTACAAGCTGTGTCTTCTAGACTGAGTGAACAGGGATCAGAGAAGAGCTTCAGTGGGTAAACCTCTCTACTCGTCAGGAAGGATACAAACAGCTCTTCTAAGCCGGACACACGAATCAAGTTGAGCTCAACGTTGGACATCATGTCCGTATGCCAAACGGctccctatatagaacactatactATGGGCCCTAATGCAAAGTAAATGTACTTAAATAGGTTAATAGGGAGCAGTTTGGGACACAAGTCCATTACTCAAGGTTATTATGTTGCTCTAAGAACACTCAGCTATGGGTAACAAGCTGATTCCCCACCCCCCAAATACCACGTTTAATTTCCAATGCTTGTTGAGAACATTCAAGGCGACTTGGTTGCTGCCATCCATTTGGGGATTAAGAAGGGTCAATAATTACTCTCTCTGTGAGATCAACGGCCTAAAACCAACATCACCAAACATCAACCTGTTAgaggcttgcatcccaaatggaacactaCATAGTGCGCATAggtcccggtcaaaagtagtgtactatatatatagggaatagggtgcatgggccctgttcaacagtagtgtactatatataggaaatagggtgcatgggccctggtcaacagtagtgtactatatagggaatagggtgcatgggccctgttcaacagtagtgtactatatagggaatagggtgcaatttgggacgtaaCCTGGACAACGGCTGTGTTCGTTTTCCTTCTAGAACGTTCTGCTGTTTCTCTTCACATACACAGTCCAATGAGGTTGTGTTTTTAATATGTATATACGATCACCGTTTCAGTGAGACATACACATTTATATTGCTTTGGAAAACACAAATCTTGTCATGGTATGTAGTAAGCTTAAACAGGCAACATGTTTGGTATTTACAGGTGAGTACCTCAACTGTAGGGGGTAGGGACTGGAGAAGATGGCTTCTAGGTATCTCTGAAGTAGGGGGTAGGGACTGTGGAGAAGATGGCTTCCAGGTATCTCTGCAGTAGGGGGTAGGGACTGTGGAGAAGATGGCTCCCAGCTATCTCTACAGTAGGGGGTAGGGACTGTGGAGAAGATGGCTCCAGCTACCTCTACTGTAGGGGGTAGGGACTGTGGAGAAGATGGCTCCAGCTACCTCTACTGTAGGGGGTAGGGACTGTGGAGAAGATGGCTCCAGCTACCTCTACTGTAGGGGGTAGGGACTGTGGAGAAGATGGCTCCAGCTACCTCTACTGTAGGGGGTAGGGACTGTGGAGAAGATGGCTCCAGCTACCTCTACTGTAGGGGGTAGGGACTGTGGAGAAGATGGCTCCAGCTACCTCTACTGTAGGGGGTAGGGACTGTGGAGAAGATGGCTCCAGCTACCTCTACTGTAGGGGGTAGGGACTGTGGAGAAGATGGCTCCAGCTACCTCTACTGTAGGGGTAGGGACTGTGGAGAAGATGGCTCCAGCTACCTCTACTGTAGGGGGTAGGGACTGTGGAGAAGATGGCTCCAGCTACCTCTACTGTAGGGGGTAGGGACTGTGGAGAAGATGGCTCCAGGTATCTCTACGGTAGGGGGTAGGACTGTGGAGAAGGTGGCTCCAGGTATCTCTACAGCAGGTATCCTTTAGTATGTCCCTGTGGAGAAGGTGGCTCCAGGTATCTCTACAGCAGGCATCCTTTAGTATGTCCCTGTGGAATCACACTATAAATATAGTTCTGGTATAATGACATCCTCTGACCTCATGGTGATTCCCTCTTCTTTCTGATTGGATGTTGATGTTTGTGTGTCTGACGAGCTAATAACAGAAGCCTGCAGAGTCGGTCCCATAGAGCAGGCAGGAGGACGGgagatggacagactgacagctgcttggagtaaaaaaaaaaaaaaagtagtatcttatgtcccaaatggcaccgtattccctatgtagtgcactactttagactacagccttatggaccctggtctaaagtagtgtcctATATAGGGAAAAGTGTGTCATTTGGTTCTTGTTCTAAAGCCTAAGTGATTCATCTGTAGTAGTACATGCAGTCCAACTTGGTTGTTCCTCGTCTCTCTCGCTCGACAGTAAAAATGGACGTCCACCAATCTTAAATCTTCATGCCCAGCTTGGCTTTCTGTGAAAAAAAACTATAATTTAAATGGTCAGATATACTTTCTTCAGGTTTTAACTGTGAGTAAGACTCAATCAAGTCAAAAGTCATTGTATAATAATGGCCAATTATATTGTGAGGTCGATCACTTACGATTCCCGAGGCATGCTTGGGTTTGACACTGTAGGTAGCCTTCTCCTTGGCTTGTCGGAAGCACTCCTCTGCCTTCTTCAGTCTGTATCGCAGAAACACAACGTCACACAGCAGTCATATGATACACAGCAGTCacactaaatgacttaaatgacaTGACACACTGCAGTCACATGACACACTGCAGTCAGCTACCATTTACATCTGGGTCATAGGTGAAAACCCACAATGCTCTCCTGATACCAGCTCCATCATCTAGCCAACCTTCCACCACCTTCATACAACATTTGGGGCACCATGGACAGTATATCCCAAAAAACAGTATAATCCCCCTTAAAAGCTCCTGCCGGCCTTCAGCCATGGCGGGCCGACACGCTGATCCTTCAGCCATGGCGGGCCGACACGCTGATCCTTCAGCCATGGCGGGCCGACACACAGGCCTTCAGCCATGGCGGGCCGACACACTGATCCTTCTACACAGGCCTATGTATTCAAGGTCATGAGCCGGGGGGCCCTGTGTGCTCCTGGATAATGATTGGTTGTAACAGGATCAGGAAAGGAACTCCATTCCCATCAGGAACAGGGGCTCCCCATTCCAGAGCTGGAGTGGTAAAGACAAAAGGCAGACAGACCATAATAGGAGTTCTATTAACCAGCCCTGTAATGACAAAATTCTGGTGAAAGGCATAGCATAGAAAAAAGGTTTTACcagatattgttcatcctgatcagaccagttttttttttctcccatggACAATATatatattggagataatatacaacaattacttgaaacaattgaaTATTATAAAACATCGAAGATACCAGCAGATTTTATTAAAGTACGCCTAGAATTTATATTTAAATGCGTGGATTACTTTAATTTATGTGATTCTCTTAtacaggagagaggggtgagggggttaaagttatgtacagcaaccccagatgtaaaatagtaaataatggttacttctcaTAAAGTATTGAGCatttaagaggagtaaaacaaggctgtccgTTGTCTCCATATCTATTAATTAAGGCCAATGAAATACTAGAAATCTGGATCCCTGCATAGTCTCAAGATTCTGATTACttttctggactaaaacctaattataacaagtgtaccatattacgtattggatcgttAAAATACAgtgtttaccaataaaatgggtgGATGGTGAAGTAGACGTACTTGGTATTCACAtttcaaaaaatataaaaatacttaactaatttcaatagaaagttacCCTTTTTTTTAAgattctgcaaccatggagaggtaagtACTTGTCTATTTAAGGAAAAATGACATTGATTAACTCTTTGATCCTATCACAGTTACTTACCAACTAATGGCTCTGCCTACTCAAGAAGACttgttttttaaatcatatgagcaaaaaatatttcactTTATTTGAAACTAAACGTCCATGTTAATATAATGAATAGGAGTTTGGGGGgctaaaattattaaatattaaaagcttcactcatacataagttatacttaaatgGTTCTCCAGTCGATTATTAAGAAAGGCTCCTCCTTTGTTCAAACATTGCCtttatacagattacaacttctcatttccgactaattgaaaataaaatgtttaaaatacAGTATAGCccttaaacaagccatacagggtggtctatggtgataggtgggatgggctgagagggtggtctatggtgataggtgggatgggctgagagggtggtctatggtgatagatGGATGGGCTGAGCAtggctgaggggtgggattaaaGAGCTGAGGTCTATggggataggtgggatgggctgagagtggctgaggggtgggattaaagagctgaggtctatggtgataggtgggatgggctgagcgtggctgaggggtgggattaaagagctgaggtctatggtgataggtgggatgggctgagaggcgGGATTAAAGAGCtgaggtctatggtgataggtgggatgggctgagcatggctgaggggtgggattaaagagctgaggtctatggtgataggtgggatgggctgagagtggctgaagGGTGGGATTAAATCGTTTATGTTTggaaatgtattattgttatgtgaccgctttatataaaagtaccataTATGTCAAATGTATATGTAGCAGAAAAGCTgtaatttttaaaaaaaaaaataaaaaaaaaaaaagagatttgTCATCCAAAGAGGAGGGGGGTGGAAGGGTTAATAATGAAGGCCGTAGGGTTTCCACTGTGGAGGGCTGATGGACTCAACCTGGGCTAGTAATATTCTCACAATATTCAGTCAAACTGCCACAACCGGATATCATGAAACTGAACTACTCTTCCAGTGTGCAAGCAGCAgagaaggaacagagagaggcagcagtacgagagagagagagagagagaggcggaagtacgagagagaggcagcagtacgagagagaggcagcagtacgagagagaggcagcagtacgagagagaggcagcagtacgagagagaggcagcagtacgagagagaggcagcagtacgagagagaggcagcagtacgagagagaggcagcagtacgagagagaggcagcagtacgagagagaggcagcagtacgagagagaggcagcagtacgagagagaggcagcagtacgagagagaggcagcagtacgagagagaggagagagagcgaacgTCAA
This genomic interval from Salmo salar unplaced genomic scaffold, Ssal_v3.1, whole genome shotgun sequence contains the following:
- the grem2 gene encoding gremlin-2 precursor, translated to MYQQFVLSILLAGILCAVGGDTRKTRLQGSIPNPFKGKGNTSDKRTRKQEILASSQEALVVTERKYLKSDWCKTQPLRQTVSEEGCVSRTVINRFCYGQCNSFYIPRHVKTEHDSFRSCAFCRPQRFTTLTVELDCPDLQPPFRHRKIQRVKQCRCISVSVSDSGKQ